The nucleotide sequence GATCAGGATCCCCTGACAGGGTCCCTCCTGGGCCTTCATCAGATTAAGCACCTGAAGATGAATCCATAACCGGAGGCGTTCCTGAGGTCTCATTCTGGCATAACGATAATGGATGATTCCGTCAGGGAATCTTTGGTCAATCCGGCCCATCAACCTGAACCCATCCAGGCTTAAATCGACCTCCAGAGGGTTAAAAGCCCCTTTCTCCGTGTAAGACAGGACGGTTCTGGCAAAAGAATCAAGACCCTGGCAGGTCTGATCAAACAGCCATTCCCCGGGGGCGCCGTGCGGGAGTTGTCCCGAGGCCTTTATTGCCAAAAGGGATTCTTTGAGACTCTGTTTCCGGAGCACCTTCTTGACCAGGTCCTGTTCGAGTTGATAACGGTCGATCCCCGACAGATCAAAGGGTTCATTCTCATCCGGAATTCCGGCTTCTTCCGCCAGATAAATACCCAACCGTCTTCGGAGGAAAAACCGGGCCGGGTTTTCAAAAAAGCCGCAGAACTGATCCAGGTCAATAGTCTTCCATTCCTCCGGAGGCGCCGGAAGCCCATTAAGTATAAAGGGACGGGGGTCCTGTCGTTGACTGACTGCCCATTGGGCGGCTTCAAAATTTTCTGGCGAGTAACTGAAGAGTTTTTCATTCTCCTTGAAATATTCCGGGCTGAAGGCTTGGAGATGGTGTTTGGTCATGATTTGATCTAAGACCCTTTGGTCGGCAGCGGTATAACCCTGCTCGATATAATCCAGGAGTTCACTGACCAGGACCGAGGGCGGGCGGAGACTGTTATCCTGAACGCTCTGTCCATCATAGCTGATATAAAACCGCTCTCTGGCCGAAAGAAGGGCTTCCAGGAAAAGATAGCGGTCATCTTTGCGCCGTGAACGGTCTCCGGGCCTTGGATTTTTGGCTATCAGGTCAAACCCCAGGGATCTGGTCTGTCTGGGATAGGTGTCATCATTCATTCCCATCAGGCAGATCACCTTGAAAGGAATACTGCGCATAGGCAGCATGGCACAGAAGGTCAGACCTCCGGTGAGGAAACCAAAACCGAAACCTTCCTGCTCCAGGCAGGTCCGAAGATAGGTGGTAATCACTTCCAGACCGATCTGCTCCTGAAAACCAGAAAGGTCCTGCTTGCCGGCCAGATCGCTGAGGGTCCGCCGGATAACCTGTACTTCCCGTTCCGTTTCCTCATTGGGTAGAAAAAATGTCAAAAGCAGTCCGGATAAAAATTCTTCCCATTCTTTCAGGGTCCTTTCCCGGCCCAGTTCTTTTAGCGCCTCAAAGAGGTGTTCTATGAATCCCAGGAAATTTCCAAGAACAGCCGTCTCCTCTCCCTCTATCCGGTCATAAGGCAGGATTCCCATGAACATCTGTTCTTCCTGACCGGGTAGGGCATATCCCAGGAGCATTCGCTTGAGCCCGGCCCACCAGGTGTTTTCCGAAAAGGGCGGAAGGCCGAGTTCTTTACGGCTGTTTTCGTCAATCCCCCAGCGGATACGGGTATCCCGGATCCATTTCTGAATAGGCTCCAGATCGGCCTCAGTCAGCGAAAGCCTCCTTTGTACTGCCGGTGATTCCAGAACGGCCAGGATCTCTGAAGCCCCCAGACGGCTACCTTGAAGACCAAGAAGTTGAAGGAAAGAATCGATCAACCGGCTTTCATTCCGGACCCCCCGGTCCGCGATACTGAAGGGAATCCACCGGGGATCGTTCGCCGGAAGGGAAAAGACCGCCTGGATATAGGGGGCATAGGTCTCTATTTCGGGGGCCATGACCAGGATATCCTTGGGAAACAGCGATGGATCAGATTCAAAAAGGGCTAACAGATAATCCTGAAGCACCTCCGCTTCCCTCATGGGGCTGTGGCAGGAGCAGACTTGGATGGAAATATCGTCATCCCGGATGGCCTTCTTTTGACCGACCTCCCCTCCCCGGTCCAGGAGATTTAAGATATCGGATTGAATGCCGGCCAGAAGACCCTCCCCGGCCGGATCAGCAAAGAATTCATTTTCCCGGCAGCCCAGGCCGGTAATCAGATCAAAGAAATCCCTGCCGAGCATCCCCATGGAGGCCAACAGACTATTTCCTTTTTCGAGGTGGAGTTCCTCCGGAAAGGCATTTCCCCCTTTTTGTCGTTTGGTAACCCGCTTCATTTCCCGGTCTGAAAAAATATCGCCCCAATATTCCCGGCAGGGGTTCATGAGAAAAAGATTCACCTCGATCAACCGGGAGAGGGCGGCCAAAACCTGCAGGTGAAATGGCGGGAGGGCCGAGATCCCAAAGACCGAGATCCGGTCCGGCAGGTTTTTAAGGGTCTGGGGGGAATGTTGAATTTTTTCCAGGAAGGCCCTTTGAAGGGCCGCCCGGTGGTTATATTCATTCCCCTTGACCAGTCGGCGCCAAAGGTTGGCCTGCCAATGATCATCCGCCCCCTGGTCCCAGGCCAGGATCAAGTCCGGCCGGAAAAGGAGGTACTGGTCAAAAAGATGGGCAATCCGCAGACAAAGCTGAAAGCGCTTCAGATCCGAATCCTTTCCGTCGAGATACCCCCGCAGACTCTCAAACCCCTTCTCGCCCAGACAGGCAGGAAGGAGGTGCATGAGTCTCCAGGTCATGATCCGGGGCTCGAATAGAGATTCTTCCTGAACCTCCGGAATAATTTGCCGAAAGACGTCAAAGACAAATTTATTCGGAAAAGGAAACCGTATATTGGCGCAAATGCCCAGATGGCGGGCCAGCTCCATGGAGACCCACCGTTCCATGCCTTTACTCTGGACTACAATGATCTCACTCTGAAGCGGATCGGCCAAAGGAAGTTGCAGCACCTCGGCCAGTTTTTCAGACAGAATCTCCAGGCGATTACTGGTATAGAGGTTCAGGTCAGGCATAGTTTTAAGATTGCCAAATGTTTATAAAATTGCATTTCAGATATTGGTTAAAAGAAAGACGAAGGTCAGGTTTGTTAATTTGCATAATTGACCATAATCTGTTAATACTACAGCAAATTTTTTTGCTGTTACGCCCCCTTATCCGTCATGGCATGGTTTAAGCCGGAATCCAGGGACTTTGATTTCTCATTTTCTTGAAAACCCTGGATTCCCGATAAATACATTCGGGAATGACGAAAAGAGTGACGCTGATGTGTTAAGACCAGATCAAAATTATGTTTAAATGACCAGATCAATAATATTGAATATCTTTGGGCAAGGCCTCGATTAAGTGGAGCGTCATTTTGACCTTTTGCCAAATGCTTATATTTGGCGTCCCCAATCCATGTTATCCCATTACTCTTCCAATACCTCCCTCATCTTCTCTTCCAGGAATCGATTCGAAGTGGGTATTCCCACTTGACAATCCAATATCTTTTTATCATAATCAAACCAAAAAGCAAAAAGGATTCATGATGAAAGCTATCCATTTGCCCCTTGATTCCAAAAACCGAATCACCTTAACCAAATTACTTGCCGGCACCAATATCAGTTCGGTCATGGCCTACAGGGATGACCATAAAATTATCCTGGAACCCATGGTGGAAATCCCGGCTAAGGAAATTTGGCTTTACAAAAACAAAGAGGCCTTAATGAAAGTCCGCAAAGGACTTTCCCAAAAAGGGACTGTGAAACGGGGTTCCTTTGCCAAGTATATCACCTAAAAATCTCGAATGTCCGAATTAATTTTTACCCCCCAGGCCGATTCCGAATCACCTTAAATTGAATCGTTTCCCCGTTCATGGCCCTGGTCGTCTGGGAATGACTCTATGGCGAATAGGGTTTCCCTCTCATTTCCTTTTCATAGCGTTGCAGTTCTTGTTCAACCTGATTTTGATCCCGTTTTAAAACTTGTCCCAAAAGATTCGGTTCATAAAAAAACACCCCTCGACTCGTTGTAAACACATATAATTGATCCGATTTATATTCAAATAGAGGCATTGTCTGTCCCGTACCAAAAGTTCGATAGATTTTCCCCTGGGGATATTTTTCTTTTAAGGTCCTGAGGATCGTTTCCGGAAAAAACTCGGGATGATCTTTAAATAAAACCACCTTCCCGAAAAATTTCCCTTCATAGGAATACCCGTATAGGCGACCGGCCGATGAAGGATCCGCCGCACTGATCAGGGCCGTCAGATTGCCCCTTCTAATTTTTAGGCTCTTGGCGGGTGTGTACTGGAGTTCGATTTCAGATCTTTCCTTATCTTCTTTGATCAGACCGCTTTTATTCTTTTCTATGAAAATCTGGTTTAATTCTTCCAGATTCTTCCCCCAGGTCGGAGGCCCCCAGTCAATACTCTGACTGAAAGCCGTTCCGGAAAGAAACATAGAAAAAATAACGCCCCAAATCCATTGGATTTTCCCTTTCCTCCTTTGCTGATCTTCCCCTGTCTTGTACTGAAACATCTCTTCTCCTCACCCGAACGAGTCGGAAAAATAATTTGAAACTTGCATCTTGGGTTATAAGTACCCTCTAACAAAATAATAACCCAGCTTCAGGTATTCGGTAGCAAAGGCCCGAACCCCTTCTTCCTGAAGCCACCAATTCCCTTTCTGATAAGAAATAAAATAGGGATGGGGGATAATTTTAATCCCGAATTTTATTCCTTCTTTTTGATAAACTCCCATACTTCTGCGGGTGTGGAATCCTTCAGAAACCAGGATAGCCCTCCGGACCCTGGACCTGGCCAGTTCACCCAGGACGAATTGGGCTTCCCTCTGGGTAAAAGGATGACTGACAGGGGTCACCAGTACCTGCCATTGATCCCGCTTCAGACCCGAACGTTCCAGTTCCTTCTTAACCAATTGGGGATAGTCGGCGGGCAGGGCAAAAAAATCCTCTTCTCTTGAAGTCTGATGAAGGATGATTACCAGGCGAGAGGCTGCTCCCTTGGATACCAGTGCTTTCCCTGTGGTTAAGGCCCCATTGAGCACCACCTGGGTGCCTTCCAAAATGACGATTTCGGCTTTCCCGTCTTCATAGGGGGCTAAATAGCCGGCGGCTCCGTTCAAAATCTTTTGGTAACCCAAAAAGAGGGCTGCTACCAACAAAGATAAAATCAGAATGATGGGAAAAGACTTCCTTCCTTTCAGAAAAACACCTCCTAATAATTTGTCGAGGTCCCCTGAACCCTTCCCGGGAAACAGGATTGCCTGGTCAGGCCCCTTCTAAAATTACTTTATTCCATTTGACCGTGCAACTGTCAAGTTTTAAGACTTTTTTATTGAACTTGAGAAAAAAATGATTTTCCGCTATCATATAAATTTTTTATTTACTATTTTTACGCCTGAATGGCCAAAATGAGAAAACCTATAATTGCCATTACCATGGGAGATCCTGCCGGAGTCGGGCCGGAGATCATCCTCAAAACCCTGGATCATCCTCAGATCCTTAAATCCTGTTATCCCCTGGTCATCGGGGACCGAAAGGTCCTGGAAACAACCGCCCGGAGACTGGGAAAACCCTTCCCTTTAAGGTCAATTCAAAAAATAGACCCGGCTGAAGAATATAAAGAACCGGGATACCTGTATGAGGCATCTTCCTTGCCGGCGGATCAAGTCATCCCCGGGCACCCCAACCCTAAGTGGGGTCCACCGGCCTTGAATTATATCCAATTGGCCGCCCAATGGGCCTTGAGGGGGAAAGTAGCGGCCATGGTTACTTGCCCCATAAGCAAAGAAATCATCCGTCATTCTCTTCCTTCATTTACCGGCCATACGGAATTTTTAGCCCGCCAGTCCAAAACCGGATCATTCGGCATGATGCTGGCCGGAAAGCGGTTAAAGGTCAGTTTGGTGACCATCCATCTCTCCCTCAAAAAGGCCCTCCGGACCCTGGATACCGGAAAAATCATCCGGACCATTGATCTCTCCCATCAAACCCTGACCCGCTGGTTTGGCCTGAAAGACCCCCGGATAGCCGTAGCCGGCCTTAACCCCCATGCCGGGGAACAGGGAGCCTTCGGCTCGGAAGAAAAAACCATTATCGAACCGGCCATTAAGGCCGTCCGGCATCAAGGGATCGAGGCCACAGGACCTTATCCGCCGGATACCCTTTTTTATTGGGCCGCCCGGGGCCGGTATGATGCGGTGATTGCCCTGTATCACGACCAGGGGCTGATCCCATTGAAATTGCTCCATTTCGACAATGCCGTCAATATCACTATGGGACTGCCCTTTATTCGCACTTCGGTCGATCATGGCACGGCCTTTGACATCGCCGGCAAAGGTCTGGCTAAACCGGACAGTCTGATAGCGGCCATTTTATTGGCCGCCCGCTTTTCCCGGAGGAAATAGTACTACAGCGACACTTTTCCCGTCATTCCCGAATGTCTTTATCGGGAATCCAGGTTTTCCCAGAAAATGAGAAAACCAAAGTCCATGGATTCCGCTCCCCGATTAAGAACGTCGGGGACAAGCTTAAAGCCTGCCGGAATGACGGTTAAGGGGGCGCATTAGCAAAAAAATACGCTGTAGTAATAATATAACTAAATTTATAAGCTGGAAGGCATCATGGCATTAAACCAGATCCTGGTCAAAGGGGCCAGGGAACACAACCTGAAAAATATTGACGTGGTCATCCCCCGGGATAAATTGGTGGTCATTACCGGTCTTTCCGGATCGGGAAAATCCACCCTGGCCTTTGACACCATCTACGCCGAAGGGCAGCGCCGTTATGTGGAATCCCTTTCGGCCTATGCCCGCCAATTTCTGGAACAGATGGATAAACCTGACGTGGATTATATTGAAGGGCTCTCCCCGGCCATTTCCATAGAACAGAAGACCACCAGTAGAAATCCCCGTTCTACTGTGGGCACGGTTACGGAAATTTACGATTTTCTTCGGGTCCTCTTTGCCCGGATCGGAGAACCCTATTGCTACCAGTGCGGTCAGAAGATCTCTTCCCAGTCGGTCCAGGAAATCGTCGACCATTTGTTGGCCTTTCCGGCCGGGACCCGGTTTCAACTCATGGCCCCCCTGGTCACAGGCCGCAAAGGGGAACACCAAAAACTCCTGGAACAATTAAAGCGGGAAGGATTTGTCCGGGCCCGGATCAACGGCGAATTCCGGGAACTGGAAGAAGACATCGTCCTGGACAAAAAGAAAAAACACACCATTGAAGCAGTTGTGGATCGACTGGTGGTCAAAGAGGGATTACAACGACGACTGACCGATTCGGCGGAACTGGCCCTCAAACTCTCCCAGGGATTTCTCAGGGTCCTGTTGGCCGGCGGAGAAGAGATCCTCTTTAGCGAAAGGTTTTCCTGCGACCGTTGCGACATCAGCCTCCCGGAGCTGACCCCTCAGCTCTTTTCCTT is from Deltaproteobacteria bacterium and encodes:
- the recC gene encoding exodeoxyribonuclease V subunit gamma, whose amino-acid sequence is MPDLNLYTSNRLEILSEKLAEVLQLPLADPLQSEIIVVQSKGMERWVSMELARHLGICANIRFPFPNKFVFDVFRQIIPEVQEESLFEPRIMTWRLMHLLPACLGEKGFESLRGYLDGKDSDLKRFQLCLRIAHLFDQYLLFRPDLILAWDQGADDHWQANLWRRLVKGNEYNHRAALQRAFLEKIQHSPQTLKNLPDRISVFGISALPPFHLQVLAALSRLIEVNLFLMNPCREYWGDIFSDREMKRVTKRQKGGNAFPEELHLEKGNSLLASMGMLGRDFFDLITGLGCRENEFFADPAGEGLLAGIQSDILNLLDRGGEVGQKKAIRDDDISIQVCSCHSPMREAEVLQDYLLALFESDPSLFPKDILVMAPEIETYAPYIQAVFSLPANDPRWIPFSIADRGVRNESRLIDSFLQLLGLQGSRLGASEILAVLESPAVQRRLSLTEADLEPIQKWIRDTRIRWGIDENSRKELGLPPFSENTWWAGLKRMLLGYALPGQEEQMFMGILPYDRIEGEETAVLGNFLGFIEHLFEALKELGRERTLKEWEEFLSGLLLTFFLPNEETEREVQVIRRTLSDLAGKQDLSGFQEQIGLEVITTYLRTCLEQEGFGFGFLTGGLTFCAMLPMRSIPFKVICLMGMNDDTYPRQTRSLGFDLIAKNPRPGDRSRRKDDRYLFLEALLSARERFYISYDGQSVQDNSLRPPSVLVSELLDYIEQGYTAADQRVLDQIMTKHHLQAFSPEYFKENEKLFSYSPENFEAAQWAVSQRQDPRPFILNGLPAPPEEWKTIDLDQFCGFFENPARFFLRRRLGIYLAEEAGIPDENEPFDLSGIDRYQLEQDLVKKVLRKQSLKESLLAIKASGQLPHGAPGEWLFDQTCQGLDSFARTVLSYTEKGAFNPLEVDLSLDGFRLMGRIDQRFPDGIIHYRYARMRPQERLRLWIHLQVLNLMKAQEGPCQGILICKDKSCRVLPAEETAQSLKTLIDLYWQGLTRPLHFFPLSSWAFAESMEKHGDPEKAKTAARKTWEDEYGPVEKKNPYFQMCFGHGDPLDEEFECLAREIFGPLVRGEEKI
- the pdxA gene encoding 4-hydroxythreonine-4-phosphate dehydrogenase PdxA, with protein sequence MAKMRKPIIAITMGDPAGVGPEIILKTLDHPQILKSCYPLVIGDRKVLETTARRLGKPFPLRSIQKIDPAEEYKEPGYLYEASSLPADQVIPGHPNPKWGPPALNYIQLAAQWALRGKVAAMVTCPISKEIIRHSLPSFTGHTEFLARQSKTGSFGMMLAGKRLKVSLVTIHLSLKKALRTLDTGKIIRTIDLSHQTLTRWFGLKDPRIAVAGLNPHAGEQGAFGSEEKTIIEPAIKAVRHQGIEATGPYPPDTLFYWAARGRYDAVIALYHDQGLIPLKLLHFDNAVNITMGLPFIRTSVDHGTAFDIAGKGLAKPDSLIAAILLAARFSRRK